One Pieris napi chromosome Z, ilPieNapi1.2, whole genome shotgun sequence DNA window includes the following coding sequences:
- the LOC125062359 gene encoding aldo-keto reductase AKR2E4-like isoform X2, whose amino-acid sequence MSAIHKITMGATSAVLKYKLNNGRDMPAIALGSYLGFDEQGIVRSSNKQLRDVVLRAIELGYRHFDSASLYETEPEIGEAIRMKIEEGEISREDAFVTTKLWVTQHRREQVPVALKTSLTKMGLDYVDLYLMHWPIAVNEDYSYNDVDYMETWKGMEDAQNLGLTKAIGVSNFNQTQLIRLLDEGSVRPAVLQIENHPQITEQDLVNFAQKEGITVMGYSPLGSLVPRYGMQLPGPKMDDPILVEIARKYGKTVPQVVLRWLVDRKLVPVTKTVKVKRLKENIDIFDFSLTAEEIARINKFDEHKRFTIPSFWQDNPNYPFEKIENPVQNPFVAIKSKNLTN is encoded by the exons ATGAGCGCGATACACAAAATTACG ATGGGAGCTACCTCTGCTGTGCTCAAGTACAAATTAAACAATGGAAGAGATATGCCAGCGATCGCTCTCGGATCATATTTGGGATTTGACgag CAAGGAATAGTCCGCTCCTCTAATAAGCAACTTCGAGATGTCGTCTTGCGAGCCATCGAGCTGGGATACCGCCATTTTGATTCCGCATCCTTGTATGAGACGGAGCCCGAAATTGGCGAAGCGATCCGTATGAAGATTGAAGAGGGAGAAATAAGTAGAGAGGACGCGTTCGTTACTACTAAG TTGTGGGTCACACAGCACAGAAGAGAACAAGTTCCTGTAGCTTTGAAGACCAGCTTGACGAAGATGGGTTTGGATTATGTCGATTTGTATCTCATGCACTGGCCAATTGCAGTTAAT GAGGATTACAGCTATAATGATGTGGATTATATGGAGACCTGGAAGGGAATGGAAGACGCACAAAACCTCGGGCTGACTAAGGCCATCGGTGTATCCAATTTTAATCAGACCCAGCTGATTCGATTGCTTGATGAAGGGAGTGTTAGACCTGCAGTACTTCAGATAGAA AACCACCCTCAAATAACCGAACAGGACCTGGTGAACTTCGCCCAGAAAGAAGGAATTACCGTGATGGGGTATTCACCCCTCGGTTCACTGGTTCCAAGATATGGTATGCAGTTACCTGGACCAAAGATGGATGACCCCATCTTGGTGGAGATTGCTAGGAAGTATGGGAAGACCGTTCCTCAAGTCGTTTTGAGGTGGTTG GTCGACAGAAAACTCGTTCCTGTAACGAAAACTGTTAAAGTCAAGCGtctgaaggaaaacattgacATTTTCGACTTTTCACTGACAGCCGAGGAAATAGCAAGAATCAACAAATTCGACGAACACAAAAGATTCACTATACCATCTTTTTGGCAGGATAACCCAAATTATCCGTTCGAGAAAATAGAAAATCCCGTTCAAAATCCATTTGTAGCAATAAAgagtaaaaatttaactaattaa
- the LOC125062359 gene encoding aldo-keto reductase AKR2E4-like isoform X3 — translation MLKMMGATSAVLKYKLNNGRDMPAIALGSYLGFDEQGIVRSSNKQLRDVVLRAIELGYRHFDSASLYETEPEIGEAIRMKIEEGEISREDAFVTTKLWVTQHRREQVPVALKTSLTKMGLDYVDLYLMHWPIAVNEDYSYNDVDYMETWKGMEDAQNLGLTKAIGVSNFNQTQLIRLLDEGSVRPAVLQIENHPQITEQDLVNFAQKEGITVMGYSPLGSLVPRYGMQLPGPKMDDPILVEIARKYGKTVPQVVLRWLVDRKLVPVTKTVKVKRLKENIDIFDFSLTAEEIARINKFDEHKRFTIPSFWQDNPNYPFEKIENPVQNPFVAIKSKNLTN, via the exons ATGTTGaaaatg ATGGGAGCTACCTCTGCTGTGCTCAAGTACAAATTAAACAATGGAAGAGATATGCCAGCGATCGCTCTCGGATCATATTTGGGATTTGACgag CAAGGAATAGTCCGCTCCTCTAATAAGCAACTTCGAGATGTCGTCTTGCGAGCCATCGAGCTGGGATACCGCCATTTTGATTCCGCATCCTTGTATGAGACGGAGCCCGAAATTGGCGAAGCGATCCGTATGAAGATTGAAGAGGGAGAAATAAGTAGAGAGGACGCGTTCGTTACTACTAAG TTGTGGGTCACACAGCACAGAAGAGAACAAGTTCCTGTAGCTTTGAAGACCAGCTTGACGAAGATGGGTTTGGATTATGTCGATTTGTATCTCATGCACTGGCCAATTGCAGTTAAT GAGGATTACAGCTATAATGATGTGGATTATATGGAGACCTGGAAGGGAATGGAAGACGCACAAAACCTCGGGCTGACTAAGGCCATCGGTGTATCCAATTTTAATCAGACCCAGCTGATTCGATTGCTTGATGAAGGGAGTGTTAGACCTGCAGTACTTCAGATAGAA AACCACCCTCAAATAACCGAACAGGACCTGGTGAACTTCGCCCAGAAAGAAGGAATTACCGTGATGGGGTATTCACCCCTCGGTTCACTGGTTCCAAGATATGGTATGCAGTTACCTGGACCAAAGATGGATGACCCCATCTTGGTGGAGATTGCTAGGAAGTATGGGAAGACCGTTCCTCAAGTCGTTTTGAGGTGGTTG GTCGACAGAAAACTCGTTCCTGTAACGAAAACTGTTAAAGTCAAGCGtctgaaggaaaacattgacATTTTCGACTTTTCACTGACAGCCGAGGAAATAGCAAGAATCAACAAATTCGACGAACACAAAAGATTCACTATACCATCTTTTTGGCAGGATAACCCAAATTATCCGTTCGAGAAAATAGAAAATCCCGTTCAAAATCCATTTGTAGCAATAAAgagtaaaaatttaactaattaa
- the LOC125062359 gene encoding aldo-keto reductase AKR2E4-like isoform X4 has product MGATSAVLKYKLNNGRDMPAIALGSYLGFDEQGIVRSSNKQLRDVVLRAIELGYRHFDSASLYETEPEIGEAIRMKIEEGEISREDAFVTTKLWVTQHRREQVPVALKTSLTKMGLDYVDLYLMHWPIAVNEDYSYNDVDYMETWKGMEDAQNLGLTKAIGVSNFNQTQLIRLLDEGSVRPAVLQIENHPQITEQDLVNFAQKEGITVMGYSPLGSLVPRYGMQLPGPKMDDPILVEIARKYGKTVPQVVLRWLVDRKLVPVTKTVKVKRLKENIDIFDFSLTAEEIARINKFDEHKRFTIPSFWQDNPNYPFEKIENPVQNPFVAIKSKNLTN; this is encoded by the exons ATGGGAGCTACCTCTGCTGTGCTCAAGTACAAATTAAACAATGGAAGAGATATGCCAGCGATCGCTCTCGGATCATATTTGGGATTTGACgag CAAGGAATAGTCCGCTCCTCTAATAAGCAACTTCGAGATGTCGTCTTGCGAGCCATCGAGCTGGGATACCGCCATTTTGATTCCGCATCCTTGTATGAGACGGAGCCCGAAATTGGCGAAGCGATCCGTATGAAGATTGAAGAGGGAGAAATAAGTAGAGAGGACGCGTTCGTTACTACTAAG TTGTGGGTCACACAGCACAGAAGAGAACAAGTTCCTGTAGCTTTGAAGACCAGCTTGACGAAGATGGGTTTGGATTATGTCGATTTGTATCTCATGCACTGGCCAATTGCAGTTAAT GAGGATTACAGCTATAATGATGTGGATTATATGGAGACCTGGAAGGGAATGGAAGACGCACAAAACCTCGGGCTGACTAAGGCCATCGGTGTATCCAATTTTAATCAGACCCAGCTGATTCGATTGCTTGATGAAGGGAGTGTTAGACCTGCAGTACTTCAGATAGAA AACCACCCTCAAATAACCGAACAGGACCTGGTGAACTTCGCCCAGAAAGAAGGAATTACCGTGATGGGGTATTCACCCCTCGGTTCACTGGTTCCAAGATATGGTATGCAGTTACCTGGACCAAAGATGGATGACCCCATCTTGGTGGAGATTGCTAGGAAGTATGGGAAGACCGTTCCTCAAGTCGTTTTGAGGTGGTTG GTCGACAGAAAACTCGTTCCTGTAACGAAAACTGTTAAAGTCAAGCGtctgaaggaaaacattgacATTTTCGACTTTTCACTGACAGCCGAGGAAATAGCAAGAATCAACAAATTCGACGAACACAAAAGATTCACTATACCATCTTTTTGGCAGGATAACCCAAATTATCCGTTCGAGAAAATAGAAAATCCCGTTCAAAATCCATTTGTAGCAATAAAgagtaaaaatttaactaattaa
- the LOC125062359 gene encoding aldo-keto reductase AKR2E4-like isoform X1 yields MIRSLIILLIMGATSAVLKYKLNNGRDMPAIALGSYLGFDEQGIVRSSNKQLRDVVLRAIELGYRHFDSASLYETEPEIGEAIRMKIEEGEISREDAFVTTKLWVTQHRREQVPVALKTSLTKMGLDYVDLYLMHWPIAVNEDYSYNDVDYMETWKGMEDAQNLGLTKAIGVSNFNQTQLIRLLDEGSVRPAVLQIENHPQITEQDLVNFAQKEGITVMGYSPLGSLVPRYGMQLPGPKMDDPILVEIARKYGKTVPQVVLRWLVDRKLVPVTKTVKVKRLKENIDIFDFSLTAEEIARINKFDEHKRFTIPSFWQDNPNYPFEKIENPVQNPFVAIKSKNLTN; encoded by the exons ATGATTagaagtttaataatattgttaata ATGGGAGCTACCTCTGCTGTGCTCAAGTACAAATTAAACAATGGAAGAGATATGCCAGCGATCGCTCTCGGATCATATTTGGGATTTGACgag CAAGGAATAGTCCGCTCCTCTAATAAGCAACTTCGAGATGTCGTCTTGCGAGCCATCGAGCTGGGATACCGCCATTTTGATTCCGCATCCTTGTATGAGACGGAGCCCGAAATTGGCGAAGCGATCCGTATGAAGATTGAAGAGGGAGAAATAAGTAGAGAGGACGCGTTCGTTACTACTAAG TTGTGGGTCACACAGCACAGAAGAGAACAAGTTCCTGTAGCTTTGAAGACCAGCTTGACGAAGATGGGTTTGGATTATGTCGATTTGTATCTCATGCACTGGCCAATTGCAGTTAAT GAGGATTACAGCTATAATGATGTGGATTATATGGAGACCTGGAAGGGAATGGAAGACGCACAAAACCTCGGGCTGACTAAGGCCATCGGTGTATCCAATTTTAATCAGACCCAGCTGATTCGATTGCTTGATGAAGGGAGTGTTAGACCTGCAGTACTTCAGATAGAA AACCACCCTCAAATAACCGAACAGGACCTGGTGAACTTCGCCCAGAAAGAAGGAATTACCGTGATGGGGTATTCACCCCTCGGTTCACTGGTTCCAAGATATGGTATGCAGTTACCTGGACCAAAGATGGATGACCCCATCTTGGTGGAGATTGCTAGGAAGTATGGGAAGACCGTTCCTCAAGTCGTTTTGAGGTGGTTG GTCGACAGAAAACTCGTTCCTGTAACGAAAACTGTTAAAGTCAAGCGtctgaaggaaaacattgacATTTTCGACTTTTCACTGACAGCCGAGGAAATAGCAAGAATCAACAAATTCGACGAACACAAAAGATTCACTATACCATCTTTTTGGCAGGATAACCCAAATTATCCGTTCGAGAAAATAGAAAATCCCGTTCAAAATCCATTTGTAGCAATAAAgagtaaaaatttaactaattaa